In a single window of the Zea mays cultivar B73 chromosome 5, Zm-B73-REFERENCE-NAM-5.0, whole genome shotgun sequence genome:
- the LOC100285671 gene encoding uncharacterized protein LOC100285671, with the protein MGADEQPSPTRKRDREEGEDLSDGGAAEKRPRAEVASLLGLATYEDEEEDEAARGHTNGRHAVEPELEDDEDDDDEDDDVRRAPERRPRQVELRRDCPYLDTVNRQVLDFDFEKFCSISLSNLNVYACLVCGKYFQGRGLKSHAYTHSLEAGHHVFINLQTEKAYCLPDGYEINDPSLEDIRHVLNPRFTKEQVLNLDKNKQWSRALDGSNYLPGMVGLNNIKETDFVNVTIQSLMRVTPLRNFFLIPENYQHSKSPLVHRFGELTRKIWHARNFKGQVSPHEFLQAVMKASDKKFQIGVQSDPVEFMTWLLNTLHAKLKSSKKKNRSIIHDCFQGELEVVKEVHRKHIMEKREDGGELNGEAGSVVGTADGIVTETSKVPFLMLGLDLPPPPLFKDAMEKNIIPQVPLFNILKKFDGETVTEVVRPSIARMRYRVTRLPKYLILHMRRFTKNNFFVEKNPTLVNFPVKNLELKDYIPLPKPKENHKLRSKYDLIANIVHDGKPGEGCYRVFVQRKSEEAWYEMQDLHVTETLPQMVALSETYMQIYEQHE; encoded by the exons ATGGGCGCAGATGAGCAGCCATCTCCGACGCGGAAACGCGACCGCGAGGAAGGGGAGGACCTCTCCGACGGGGGCGCCGCCGAGAAGCGGCCGCGCGCCGAGGTCGCGTCCCTGCTGGGGCTGGCCACCTACGAGGACGAGGAGGAAGACGAAGCGGCCAGGGGTCACACGAATGGCCGACACGCGGTGGAGCCTGAGCTAGAGGACGAcgaggatgatgatgatgaggacgACGACGTGAGGAGGGCTCCTGAGAGGAGGCCCAGACAGGTAGAGCTGCGCCGGGACTGCCCATACCTCGACACCGTGAACAGACAG GTTCTTGATTTTGATTTCGAGAAGTTCTGTTCAATCTCCTTGTCAAATTTGAATGTGTATGCGTGCTTGGTCTGTGGAAAATATTTCCAAGGAAGAGGGTTGAAATCTCATGCATATACGCACAGCCTTGAAGCAGGCCATCACGTGTTCATTAATCTTCAAACTGAGAAGGCTTACTGTCTTCCTGATGGATATGAGATTAATGATCCATCGTTAGAAGATATTCGACATGTTCTGAATCCAAG GTTCACTAAGGAGCAGGTTCTAAATCTTGACAAAAATAAGCAGTGGTCTAGAGCACTTGATGGCTCCAATTATCTACCTGGAATG GTGGGTCTTAACAACATCAAGGAGACTGATTTTGTGAATGTCACAATACAGTCATTAATGAGAGTTACACCTCTGAGAAATTTCTTTCTAATCCCTGAAAACTATCAGCATAGCAAATCACCATTGGTTCATCGTTTTGGGGAATTGACACGTAAGATTTGGCATGCTAGGAACTTCAAGGGCCAG GTTAGTCCACATGAATTTCTGCAAGCAGTTATGAAGGCCAGCGACAAAAAGTTTCAGATTGGTGTACAGTCAGATCCAGTGGAATTTATGACATGGCTCTTAAACACACTGCATGCGAAACTAAAAAGTTCAAAGAAGAAAAACAGAAGCATAATACACGATTGTTTTCAG GGAGAACTTGAAGTTGTTAAGGAGGTTCATAGGAAGCATATAATGGAAAAAAGAGAGGATGGCGGTGAGCTGAATGGTGAGGCAGGTTCAGTGGTGGGAACTGCAGATGGAATTGTTACTGAAACATCCAAGGTCCCATTCCTGATGCTCGGTCTTGACCTGCCACCTCCACCTCTTTTCAAAGACGCCATGGAGAAAAATATCATTCCACAG GTACCATTGTTTAACATACTGAAGAAGTTCGATGGTGAGACAGTTACAGAGGTTGTCCGACCTTCCATTGCCCGAATGAGGTACCGAGTCACTAGACTGCCGAAGTATCTGATCCTTCATATGCGAAGGTTTACCAAAAATAACTTTTTTGTCGAGAAAAACCCTACTCTAG TTAATTTTCCTGTGAAGAACTTGGAGTTGAAGGACTACATTCCATTACCTAAGCCGAAAGAGAATCATAAGCTACGTTCAAAGTATGACCTCATAGCAAACATTGTCCATGATGGCAAACCTGGCGAGGGATGCTACAGAGTATTTGTACAGCGGAAATCAGAAGAGGCCTG GTATGAGATGCAGGATCTCCATGTTACTGAGACCCTTCCTCAAATGGTTGCTCTCTCAGAAACCTACATGCAAATATACGAGCAACACGAATGA